One part of the Candidatus Thorarchaeota archaeon genome encodes these proteins:
- a CDS encoding ABC transporter ATP-binding protein, whose amino-acid sequence MEDTKDLIESMPLPEVYRLAGMLKVPLTQRVLRRSILIDKVVSAIDELDLFTERPSLKDPAIEITNLKKKFGKTMAVRNLDLVVHPGEIVGLVGPNGAGKTTSLRILAGIIRPTSGAVKVNGIPMSDNAIDAKRDIGYIPERPSCYESLRVREYLSFIAKIYGVPPIEAAIRVYEFSHMLQLYQYIDSYIGTLSKGNLQRTLLAGIFVRPEPYILAFDEPIYGLDPRGAWSLKQHIRRLRNRGSAILISTHILEVAEDLCDRFVIMHEGRVVGQGTYDELHEQFPDTQNLEEIFLELTGGIPQE is encoded by the coding sequence ATGGAAGACACAAAAGATCTGATTGAGAGTATGCCTCTGCCTGAGGTGTATCGATTAGCAGGAATGCTGAAAGTTCCACTGACTCAGCGGGTACTACGTCGTTCGATACTTATCGATAAAGTCGTCAGTGCGATAGACGAGTTGGACTTGTTCACTGAACGGCCGTCACTGAAAGATCCAGCTATTGAGATCACGAACTTGAAAAAGAAATTCGGAAAGACAATGGCAGTCCGAAACTTGGATCTTGTTGTCCATCCCGGAGAGATAGTCGGACTCGTGGGGCCTAATGGGGCGGGGAAGACCACATCACTGAGAATACTTGCGGGAATCATTCGGCCGACATCTGGTGCCGTAAAGGTAAATGGTATTCCCATGTCGGATAATGCAATTGATGCTAAGCGTGACATTGGCTATATCCCCGAGCGACCATCATGCTACGAGAGCCTACGAGTACGTGAGTACCTCTCATTTATTGCTAAGATCTATGGTGTCCCGCCAATCGAGGCGGCTATTCGTGTCTACGAATTTTCACACATGCTCCAGCTCTATCAGTATATTGACTCCTATATTGGTACGCTCTCAAAAGGGAATCTTCAGCGTACGTTGTTAGCTGGTATTTTTGTGCGGCCTGAACCGTATATTCTTGCATTTGACGAGCCCATTTATGGTCTGGACCCACGAGGTGCATGGAGCCTCAAACAGCATATTCGCCGTCTGAGAAATAGGGGGTCCGCCATCCTGATCTCCACGCATATTCTTGAGGTCGCTGAGGATCTCTGTGATCGGTTTGTCATTATGCATGAGGGACGAGTTGTTGGGCAAGGAACGTATGACGAGCTTCATGAACAGTTTCCCGACACTCAAAATCTAGAGGAGATATTTTTAGAATTAACTGGCGGCATACCACAGGAGTGA